A window from Mytilus galloprovincialis chromosome 8, xbMytGall1.hap1.1, whole genome shotgun sequence encodes these proteins:
- the LOC143085199 gene encoding uncharacterized protein LOC143085199: MWRWLNGLPRAIRQHFHGPRASATGVCREDEAEFEQQCKDLRKKKCIFVKDHLRICTFRYKGEDKHKHGPDQDKWYKNYNKDFHSFFNGNHNALEALGWGAAVVLGIHLSKCPIKKPEKHRPRKPPDGQKGCMLWQVALAIPDKVRPHRITSHSIVDSDVSVSSRPLIGNSIITFDSQRQEEVKDVTTVSNVSPEHDEDETTDPLYKVMNEFEDMCKKYAGIGKNIQGLQEATKSQMKKAASKWIDASHLGYTKAQFNIGLCYETGKGVKQNLRKAEKYYKLAAEDGHQQALYNLALLYLKGEGCIEKNVNLAIQLLEKAADFGLGQAQTYLGVYYTEEETQDLEKAVSLFKAAADQNDPEAQYFLGVCYENGWGVEVNECKSAELYSQAASSGHDGALYSLGVFYELAVGGLPEDKASAIELFKKAADRGNEQAKAHLDQIQADTVRKDLHLSNIEKDENKRPVIYLNDEETETQEEEEKKFIKLNVSISSPSLTDYVRHHLNSFSLASVQVPFNFQDRLSLLNKSVHQDHISSMISSVSKGEITSNDGELPPLLPVAWNPLYGSPHRSEGHDRVSFSIGADEDDLDRLLDLEDNSLNEPAQIHHFCSFIQKTSTMPNLQSVSCN; the protein is encoded by the exons caATACGCCAGCATTTCCACGGGCCGAGAGCATCGGCAACAGGAGTTTGCAGAGAAGATGAAGCTGAATTTGAGCAGCAGTGTAAAGATTTGAGAAAGAAGAAATGTATATTTGTCAAGGATCATTTAAGGATATGTACATTCAG ATATAAAGGAGAAGACAAACACAAACATGGACCAGACCAAGATAAATGGTACAAAAATTATAACAAGGATTTCCATTCATTCTTTAATGGAAATCACAATGCATTGGAAGCTCTTGGATGG GGTGCAGCTGTAGTTCTTGGAATCCATTTATCAAAATGTCCAATTAAGAAACCAGAGAAACATAGACCAAGAAAGCCACCTGATGGACAGAAAGGATGTATGTTATGGCAGGTGGCTCTGGCGATACCAGACAAAGTTCGGCCACATAGAATAACATCACATTCTATAGTTGATTCTGATGTTAGTGTATCCAGCAGACCTTTGATTGGTAACTCTATCATCACTTTTGATAGCCAGAGACAAGAGGAAGTGAaagat gTTACAACTGTCAGTAATGTTTCCCCTGAACATGATGAAGATGAGACCACAGATCCTTTGTACAAAGTTATGAATGAATTTGAAGACATGTGTAAAAAGTATGCAGGGATAGGAAAGAACATCCAAGGTCTTCAAGAAGCTACTAAAAGTCAGATGAAAAAGGCTGCCAGTAAATGGATAGATGCCTCACATCTAGGTTATACCAAAGCACAGTTCAATATAGGGCTATGTTATGAAACAGGGAAAGGAGTAAAGCAGAATCTCAGAAAA gCAGAGAAGTATTACAAGTTAGCTGCAGAAGATGGACATCAACAGGCCCTTTACAACCTAGCATTGTTGTACCTGAAGGGTGAAGGTTGTATAGAAAAGAATGTTAACTTAGCTATACAACTTTTAGAGAAGGCTGCTGATTTTGGTCTTGGTCAG GCACAAACATATCTTGGTGTGTATTATACAGAAGAAGAAACCCAGGACTTAGAAAAGGCTGTTTCATTGTTTAAAGCTGCTGCAGATCAGAAT GACCCTGAAGCCCAGTATTTCTTAGGTGTATGTTACGAGAATGGCTGGGGAGTAGAGGTGAATGAGTGTAAAAGTGCAGAACTGTATTCTCAAGCTGCTTCAAGTGGTCATGATGGTGCTCTATATAGCCTGGGAGTCTTCTATGAACTAGCTGTAGGGG GATTACCTGAAGATAAAGCTAGTGCTATAGAACTGTTCAAAAAAGCTGCTGACAGAGGGAATGAACAAGCTAAAGCACATCTAGATCAGATCCAAGCTGATACAGTCAGAAAGGATCTACATT tatcTAATATAGAAAAGGATGAAAACAAAAGACCTGTAATATATCTCAATGATGAAGAGACTGAAACCCAAGAAGAGGAAGAGAAAAAGTTTATCAAACTGAATGTATCTATTTCATCACCATCACTCACAGATTACGTCCGACATCATCTAAATTCATTTTCATTAGCCAGTGTCCAAGTGCCATTCAATTTCCAGGATCGATTATCATTGTTAAATAAATCAGTTCATCAGGACCATATATCATCAATGATAAGTAGTGTTTCTAAAGGGGAAATAACTTCCAATGATGGAGAATTACCTCCCTTGCTCCCTGTAGCATGGAATCCCCTATATGGGAGTCCCCATAGATCAGAAGGTCATGACAGAGTATCATTTAGCATTGGAGCAGATGAAGATGATCTAGATAGATTGTTAGACTTAGAAGATAACAGTCTAAATGAACCTGCTCAAATTCATCACTTTTGTTCCTTCATACAGAAGACTTCCACCATGCCAAATCTACAAAGTGTTTCATGTAACTGA